AGGAAATGTTTTGGGTCGTGTTATTAAAAGGCGTGTTGAAAAGAACGAAACGGAAGATGTTATCGAGGGCATTATGCGTACTGCAAATGATGAGCTGTTAGCCCAGGTCGAAGTTTCGGAAACCCGTGATGGCGTAAATAATAATCTCGCTGGAATTTATCAACGCTTTAGAGATAACCAGATTGGACTTCAAATAGAGCAATCAAAAACCGAATATATAGTAAACGCCATAAAACCATTTCTTCCACACGACAGGGATAGTTTGGCAGGCGAGGGATTTTCACTTTGGCAGAATAGTTTAGGGCAAAATAATCTCATTTACATCGCAACAGTTCTTGGCGATATTAAAGACCAAATAAAAGATAATAAGGTACCTCACTTCGCCCTGCTTATAGAGGAACCAGAAGCACACCTGCATCCACAACTTCAGCTGAGCTTATATAGCTTTTTGAGGGATTCCAGTAAATCTAAAAACAGCCAATTATTCATAACAACCCATTCCCCAACATTAACTTCAAAAGTTCCTTTAAAGAATTTGATACTTTTAGATGGCCAAGCCTTTCAGTTGAGCAAGCAGTTTAAAGATAGGGTTAGTGAAAAGATTATAGAAGATACCGTTAGGGATAAAGAATTGACCCAAGCCAATTTCAGATTTAGACGAAGACAATTAGAAAGGTATATAGACGTGACAAAATCTCAACTTTTGTTTGCAAAAGCAGTACTATTTGTCGAAGGTATTTCTGAAGAACTTTTAATATCGGCCTTTACAGCAATAAAAAAATACCGTTTAGAAGATTACAGAATAGAGCTGGTCAATATTGGTGGCACAAGTTTTTATCCATTTATCCACTTGTTTAATTCAAAGCAGCCACATAAATCTATTGACAAACCAGTTTCAATTTTAACGGACGATGACAAGTTTTCTGACTCAAAGAAAAAAGAATACTCTTTTAAGAAACTTCTTGCAACAGATTATGAAAAGCTGGATGAATTGGATGATTCAATTCAGGCGGCAGACGTATCATCGAGAATTCCTAATATCACTTCCGCAATTAATGGCAAAGGCACTATTAAAATATTTTCTGCTGAAAAAACTCTTGAATATGAATTGGCACTTGCCAATATCTCAAACACAAAAGAGGAAATTGAAAATAACTTTCTATTTAAGTACATCAACAAAATTAGGCCTAAAAAGACGAAATCCATCCTTGACTATGTAGATGCCGTGATTGACGAAGAACTTACCGAAGATCAAAAAAGAAAAGTAGCATTACTATTGTGGAAGTCGTTTCCGGCTAAAGGCGAGTTTTCTCAAAACTTCTCACTTTATATTCTCAAAAACCTAAAACGTGCCAGAAAAGAATTTGTAATTCCAAAATATATTAGAAAAAGTCTAAAGCATTTAAGAGGGTAAATATGGAATTGGATGTTACAGATGAATTGCAAGCATATTTTGATGCTAAAGGCAAAGTTGTTTTAAATGCGTGCCCAGGTGGTGGTAAAACAACTGCGATTGCTCAAAAAATAATCAATCTTGAAGATGAGTATAAAAAAACTTATGGTAACCATTCAGGAATTGCTTGTATTTCTTTTACAAATGCGGCAAAGGATGAACTTAATCTTACGTACAATCAGCTTTGTGGCAATAATTTAAAATACCCAAATTTGGTTAGCACGATTGATAGCTTTATAAATACCTACATTACTTTGCCATTTTATTATCTTCTTGAGAGAAATTTTGCCAGGCCTCAGATTTTGGAAAGTAATACTCGATTAGATTTATTCTGGAAAACGAAATACACAAACAAGAAAGGTCAATTGGTAGACGGTCTCAAAAACCCAATGAATTCTTTAAAAGCTATGTCCGGAAGAAGTATCTATTATCAGTATTTACCATCTACGATAAGATTAGAACCGGATGGAAGCTATTCTGTAAACGGAAACGCACCTTCGGAAGAGAAAGTCGATTTGGAAGTATTTGAAAAATATTGCAAATATATCAAAGGATGGCAGTTTAAAAATGGGCTTATAACCACTAATGATTCCGCATACATCGCATTACGGCTATTAAGAAAAAATCCGAAAATTTGTGAATGGCTAGCGAGTAGGTTTCCACACATAATTGTCGATGAGGCACAAGATAACTCACTTATGCAACATCAGATCTTCGAAGAATTAAATAGCCAAGGACTAGAGAATATTGAATTTATTGGCGACCCTTATCAAAGCCTATACGAATTTAGAGATGCCAACCCACAATTATTTTTAGACAAATATAATAGCGATGATTATGTTGGTTTAGAATTATCAAACAACAGAAGGTCGCCACAACATATTATTGACTGTTTCTCTCTATTGAGACCCAAAGATGAACGAACTATATTAAGTGCCTGCAAAACTGATTTGGAAGAGCCTATTCTTATCTATAAATATAAGGATGGCGATAGAGGCAAAATCATAAATCATTTTGAAGAATATTGCGCGAGTAAGGACTTAAAAAAAATTAAGGTAGTAGTTCGAGGTAATAGTATCAGAAACAAAATGTTGGGTAGAGATGCACAACAACGCCCTTGGCACAACGCATTAGCTTACGACCTTATTGCTGCCAAAATAGAATACGATGATAAAAATTTAAAAGATGCCATCAACATTGCAAGGAACATTGTAATTCGATTGGAAAATAGAGGATTGTCTTTTGTTGATTTTGGACATTTGCGAGCTGAACTAAAAACAGATTATCTAAACAACGCCCGTATCATAAAATTTGTTAAAGGGTTACCAGAACTTGTAAATACGATAGAGGACTGGTCTCAACTATGCCCAGCGTACGTAAAGAAAGCTCTAAATCTCGATTATGATATAGATTTTGGAATGAAGAAAACTTCGAAATATTTTGCTAAGACTACGAGAACTGAGCCTGTCTCGGCTCATTTTAACCGAGTAGATATTGACAAAACAAGCTCGCTAACCACAGTCCATCAAGTCAAAGGAAAAACGTTGGATGCTATCCTTATATTTTTCGACGAAAAGAACCACGCAAGTAATATTAATTTTAGAGATTTAGAGCCTGATGCTGACGGATTTATTAAAGAAAAGAAACGTATTATTTACGTGGCAATGTCAAGGCCAAAACACCTCTTGGCTATGGCGTTTCCTCAAAAAATTAGTGATGAGCAGTTGATTAATAAGTTTGGAAAAGATATTTCAACTATTAACCTTGATTGAAACTTTTTTAATTCTTTAGCTAAATATCGACCGCACTTCAGCATAAACCCGCTCAAAATTAGCATTCATATCTGCACTTGAATATTGCTTCGCTTCTTCTGGTAGTTGCCTGTCGATTTTAGATAGTTTGAATTGCACCTTCTTATCCTTCCCATCTGCATACGTTATAAATTCGCCCTGTTTCAATCTAAAAAATACATCTGCTCGAATCTTGGGAATTTCCTTTTCGCCCGTGGTAATCCGTGTATCAAAATCAAGATTATGT
This Rasiella rasia DNA region includes the following protein-coding sequences:
- a CDS encoding ATP-dependent nuclease, whose protein sequence is MYLSKLVIKNFRGIKEIVLNFNRSINILIGENGSNKSAVIDAIRLLYNMGEPIRDISVGFSDFHETIERDAEDNLTITRADKISLVFQFKGLSASQRGALYEYMVIDPENDTNEYAQVALTYEDKGGKYPISSYYTGNVEGQKADYSTFAIFQHYYLSGLRDSTKDLLTNRGNVLGRVIKRRVEKNETEDVIEGIMRTANDELLAQVEVSETRDGVNNNLAGIYQRFRDNQIGLQIEQSKTEYIVNAIKPFLPHDRDSLAGEGFSLWQNSLGQNNLIYIATVLGDIKDQIKDNKVPHFALLIEEPEAHLHPQLQLSLYSFLRDSSKSKNSQLFITTHSPTLTSKVPLKNLILLDGQAFQLSKQFKDRVSEKIIEDTVRDKELTQANFRFRRRQLERYIDVTKSQLLFAKAVLFVEGISEELLISAFTAIKKYRLEDYRIELVNIGGTSFYPFIHLFNSKQPHKSIDKPVSILTDDDKFSDSKKKEYSFKKLLATDYEKLDELDDSIQAADVSSRIPNITSAINGKGTIKIFSAEKTLEYELALANISNTKEEIENNFLFKYINKIRPKKTKSILDYVDAVIDEELTEDQKRKVALLLWKSFPAKGEFSQNFSLYILKNLKRARKEFVIPKYIRKSLKHLRG
- a CDS encoding UvrD-helicase domain-containing protein — its product is MELDVTDELQAYFDAKGKVVLNACPGGGKTTAIAQKIINLEDEYKKTYGNHSGIACISFTNAAKDELNLTYNQLCGNNLKYPNLVSTIDSFINTYITLPFYYLLERNFARPQILESNTRLDLFWKTKYTNKKGQLVDGLKNPMNSLKAMSGRSIYYQYLPSTIRLEPDGSYSVNGNAPSEEKVDLEVFEKYCKYIKGWQFKNGLITTNDSAYIALRLLRKNPKICEWLASRFPHIIVDEAQDNSLMQHQIFEELNSQGLENIEFIGDPYQSLYEFRDANPQLFLDKYNSDDYVGLELSNNRRSPQHIIDCFSLLRPKDERTILSACKTDLEEPILIYKYKDGDRGKIINHFEEYCASKDLKKIKVVVRGNSIRNKMLGRDAQQRPWHNALAYDLIAAKIEYDDKNLKDAINIARNIVIRLENRGLSFVDFGHLRAELKTDYLNNARIIKFVKGLPELVNTIEDWSQLCPAYVKKALNLDYDIDFGMKKTSKYFAKTTRTEPVSAHFNRVDIDKTSSLTTVHQVKGKTLDAILIFFDEKNHASNINFRDLEPDADGFIKEKKRIIYVAMSRPKHLLAMAFPQKISDEQLINKFGKDISTINLD